The Peptoanaerobacter stomatis genome includes the window CATTTGGGACATACTCTTCATTTGGAAGCAGTTTTTCTATTACGGGATGTCTACCGTTTTTTATAACTATATTTCCGTCAGTTGAAATCATAGGTTTTACATAATCATTTTCTATTGCTGTTTTAGCAAGGGCTGTATATACATCTATTTGCGAAATCATCTCTGCTACTTGCATTATCTTAGGTATGAAGTTTTTCAGTTCTTCTTTTACTTCCTTGTATAATGAACTTTCAAGCTGACTTTCTCCTTGTTTGGCACTCAACATTTCTTCTTCTATTTTTTTTAGATTATTGTTTATAAATCTTTCGCTTGATACTAATGTCTGTCTTCTCTCATAATCACTCGGCATATTGAAATTTTGCAGTGCGGCTTTTGTTATTTCTATATAATAACCAAAAACCTTATTATAGCTTATCTTTAAATTTTTTATACCGGTTTTTTCTCTTTCATCGCTTTCCATTTTTATCAATATATTTGAAGTATTTTCGAGTAAATCTCTATAATACGCCAATTTTTCATCATATGAAGATTTTATTATATGCTCTTTCTTAAAATCTTCACCTATTTCTTCTATTGAATTTTCTATCAAATTTATTATTGGCATCAAATCATTCTTCGACAAAACTTCGTATAATTCTTCAAATCTTGAGTCATTTTCTCCCTTGAAAATATTTTTTATCTCATTTACTGCCTTTAATGATTTTTTTAAGTTAAGTAAATCTCTGTGAGATACAGTGTCATATACTATACGATTGGATATTCTCTCCAGGTCATAAACTTCTCTTAGTATATGCGATACGCCTGTGGATACAGAATAGTGCTCTACAAAAGATGATACTTTATTTAATCTTTGCCTTATTTCATTTTCATCATTTAAAGGTTTTAACAAATATTGTTTTAACAATCTCGAGCCCATAGACGTATTTGCTTTATTAAGCACCCAAAAAAGTGTATATGAATTATTTTTTCTTATACTTTCTATAAGTTCTAAATTTTTTATTGTATAGTAATCAAGCGACATATACTTTACTTGATTTTTTTCGTAAAAAAAGTTTATATCAAAGAATTTCTGCGTATCATACACATATTTATATACCTGTATCAGTGAAGGTATTTTATCTGCAAGATTATTATCAGAAATGAACTCTTCTATATTTTCGTAATTGGCAGTATTTTGGACTACATTATTTTCTATAAGAAAGTTATTTATTATCTTGCTGTTTTTGAAAGAATTTTCTTTCATTTTTTTTAAAAATATATCGTCCATTATTATTTCAGATGGCATGACAGAAAAAAATATATTCGATACTTCTTGATATGTTGTTGTAATATTGTTGACTTCACCTGTTGTAATATCTGCATACGTCATATACACTATATCTTCATCTGTTATTATAGCCATTATATAGTTGTTTGATGAGCCTTCTATCATATCGTCATCAAGTACAGTTCCAGGTGTTATTATCTTTACAACATCACGCTTTACTATGCCTTTGGCGTCTTTAGGATCCTCGACTTGCTCACATATAGCAACTTTTTTACCAAAATTTATAAGTTTTTGTATATATGATTTTGCACTGTGATACGGTACTCCGCACATAGGTGCTTTTTCTCCATTGCCACAAGCCTTTCCTGTCAAAGTTATTTCAAGGAGTCTTGATGTTTCGATTGCGTCATCGAAAAACATCTCATAAAAATCTCCAAGTCTAAAAAATAATATACTGCCTTTGTTGTTGTTTTTTATTTCAAGATATTGTTTCATCATAGGTGTTAAATTTTCCAAAACATCACCACCTTTTTTATTCTTATACTGAAATCTTATTAAGACATCATATTCCTTAATTTTATAATTTATTTATATACCTTTTGTGTAATTTATAAATCTATTTTTTATACTAAACTATATTTAAAAACCATATATAAAATACTGCAATAAAATGCATAATAAAAAAATCAAAATTATTATGGTATTTCAAATGGAAAATAGTATTAAACAGGTATCTATATTAATAGCGATACACTAATAATTTTTTCCAATTAATATTATACCTCAACTCCGTTTAATGAGAAAGACTTTACATCTGTAATTTTTACATTTACAATCTGACCTATTTTACTTTCATCACCCACAAAATTTATGAGCTTATTTTTTCTGTTTCTACCTGATAAGACCGACTCGTTCTTTTTGCTGAAACCTTCTACAAGCACTTGCTCTATCTTATCTTTATATTCCTTATTTTTCTTAGCTGATATTTCATTTGCTGTTTCAAGCAATCTGTTAAACCTGTCTTTTTTAACTTCTTCACTTATATGTCCTGACATTTTTTCAGCTACTGTACCCTTTCTTGTTGAATACATAAACATAAATGCCGAATCATATTCAACTTCTTTTACAAGTTTTAGTGTCTGCTTGAAATCTTCTTCTGTTTCTCCCGGAAAACCTACTATTATATCTGTAGTAAGTGCTATATCCAGTGCAACTTTTTTTATTTTTTCAATTTTTTTCATATAATCTTCAGCTGTATATCTTCTGTTCATAAGTTTTAATACATTTGAACTTCCTGATTGTACAGGCAAATGTAGACTTTCACAAAGTTTATCCAATGTAGCAAATGAATTTATAAGTTCATCCGAAATATCTTTAGGATGAGATGTCATAAATCTTATTCTCTCAATGTTATCCATTTTGTTTATATCTTCCAAAAGCATTGGGAATGTATATTTATCTGTAAAATTATTGCCATAAGAGTTTACATTTTGACCTAACAAAGTTATCTCTTTTACAGAATTTTGAGAAAGCAATTTTACTTCCTGCAATATATCCTGTGGCGACCTACTGCGTTCCCTACCTCTTGTAAAAGGCACTATGCAATATGTGCAAAAATTATTGCAACCATACATTATATTTACAAACGCTTTAAAATCATATCTTCTTACTGATGGCAAACCTTCTACTATATTTCCGTCTATATCCCATACATCTACAACCGTTTCTTTGTCTACCAAAGAAACATAAGTGTACAATAACTCCGGAAATTTATAGATATTGTGTGTTCCAAATATTATATTTACATGTTTATATTTACTTGTGAGCTCCTTGACAATATGAGGCTCTTGCATCATACAACCGCAAGTTGCGATCACTATATTCGGATTTTTCTTCTTAATATTTTTTAATGCACCAATATTACCAAAAAATCTGGTCTCTGCATTTTCTCTGATTGCACAGGTATTATATATTATAAGATTCGCTTTTTCCATATCTTCTGTTTCTTCATATCCCATATTTGTAAGCATACCTTTTATATTCTCACTGTCATGTTCATTCATCTGACAACCGAAAGTAACTATTATAAATTTTTTAGCCTCTCCTGTTTTTGCATATTCATCATCATTTATGTTTTTTACTAAATCGACATAATATTCTTGATTAGAAAAATTCTCTTTATTTATTATACTTACTCTATCCAATGTAACTCCTTTAAATTTATAATTATAATATTATTTAATTAAATTAAATATAGATATTTTTTTACATAATACTTAATTTTTTTAAAATGCTATATTTATTCCATTGCTATCCAAAACAGATAATTTTATTATTCAAATATTTTTGCCATATAATATTCATCTACATATTTTTGGTCGATATACATAGATTTCTTTTTTATCCCTTCTATTTCAAAGCCGTTCTTCTCATATAAATGCTTTGCAATATCATTCTCGCATACAACCGTCAATTCCAATCTTTTTATATGATTTTCTTTAGCCCATAAGTCCAGTCTTTTAAAAAATTCACTACCTATCTTTTTATCTGTATATTCTTTTAAAACACCCACTACTATATAGGCTGTATGTTCAATTCTTTTAAGTTTTCCTTTTTCCGCTGATATATAGCCTGCTATTTTATCTCCATCTTTAGCCAAACACAAAAAATCATTATATTTCAATACATTTTCTATTCTTGACTTTATAATTGAAAAATCCTTTTTTCTTTCTCCTGCCTCAAACAACATATACTTAGTTTCATAGTCAAGATTATTCATCATATGCCACAAAGCTTCTGCGTCTTCCAATTTTACTTTTACAAAATTAATCATATTTTTCCCATTTAATTTAAGTCTTGTATATATTTTATCACTTCATCTATCACAAAATCAGGCGTTGATGCACCTGCTGTTATACCTACATTTTTTACATTCTCAAACATAGATTGGTCAAGCTCACTACAATCTTCTACAAATATGCTTTTAAATCTACTGCTTGCAAGTTCATATAATTTTTTTGAATTGGAGCTTGATTTGTCACCTATTACTACTATCATATCTACTTTTTCTGATATTTCCAATATGGCGTCCTGTCTTTTTTTAGTTGCATTGCATATGGTGTTAAATATCTCTAAGTTTTCAGTTTTTTCAGATATTTTACTCACTATTTCTTCATATTTTTCTATATTGAAGGTTGTTTGAAAAACAAGTACATAATTGCAATTTTTGTCTATTTTTAATTTTTCTACGTCTTTTTCATCTCCAACAAACTGTGCTGTATAGTCACACCATGAGTTTATCCCTATAACTTCAGGATGACTTTTATTGCCTATTATTATTATCTCATTACCCGATTTATATTTGTCAGCAACAATCTGATGTATTTTCTTTACAAATGTACAAGTGGTATCTATTATATTCATACCATGCTCATTTGCAAAATTATAGAATTTCTTTTCTACTCCATGTGAACGAAAGAGTATGTTTTTATAATCTTTATCTATATCATCTACTATTTGAAGTCCTTGATTTTCAAGTTTTTCTACTGCTCTTTTATTGTGTATTATAGAGCCTAATGAATATACTTTACCAAGCTCTCCAATGCTGTTTTGAGCTATTGATATCGCTCTTTTGACACCATAGCAATAACCTGAAAATTTAGAAAGTATTATGTTCATATTTTCTCCTAAAAAATTAAAATTCTATATAAAAATAGAATTTTAATTTTAAAAATTTACTTATTATTTTGATTTTATAATTTGCATTACTTCATTTGAAACTGCTATATAGCCTTCATTATTTTTTTCTGTCATAAGTTGTTCAGGTACGGTATATAAATCGTGATAAATTATTTTTATTTTTGAAAATGGTTTGTAATTATTTTCAGCTACTATAGACACAGGTATTACAGGTGTATTTGTACGCATTGCAAACATTCCTATTCCTGCTTTTGATGTATCATCTTCTATACTGCTCACCCTTGTGCCTTGTGGAAATATACCTAATATCTCTCCATCTTTTAAGACTTTTAACGATTCTTTTAACGCTCCTAAATCATTTTTATTTCTGTCTAATGAAATAACATATGTTCTGTCCAAAATGAATTTTAGAATTTTATTTTCAAACAATTCTTTTTTTGCTATATAATGTATTTTTCTCTTATTAAATGTAATTATTACAAGCAAAGGGTCAAGATTATTTCTATGGTTTGATGCGACTATATATGCTTTGTTGCTCTCAACCGTATTATTACCTACCACTTCTATTCTATAAACTATGCGAAGTACTATATTTATGATAAATCTGAGTACACTATATAACATCTTTTTCTCCTACAATATTTATTACTTTGTTTACTACTTCATCTATACTCATATCGCTTGTATCAATTTCAACTGCATCGTCTGCTTTTTTTAAAGGTGATATTTTTCGATTAGAGTCTATATAATCTCTATTTTCTATAGATTTTTTTATTTCTTCTATGCTGATATTTATATTACCCTTATTTTGTTCTTCTAAATATCTTCTTTTTGCTCTGACATCCACACTTGCTGTTAAATAAAATTTATAATCTGCACTTGGAAAAACTACCGTACCTATATCTCTGCCGTCTAACAGAACTGATTTTTTCTTACTCATCAAGCGTTGCATATCTACCATTTTTTCTCTCACAACATCTATTACTGACACATCCGACACATTTTCATTTACAATCTTACTTCTTATCTGCGAAGTAACATCTTGATTGCATAAATACACTTTATCTCTGTCGAAATCTATGTCTATCTTATCAAGAGAAGATTTTATTTCATCTTTATCGTCAAACTTTACATCATTTT containing:
- the cmk gene encoding (d)CMP kinase, producing MIIAIDGPAGAGKSTISKLIANRLGIMYIDTGAMYRAVTYYFLQNDVKFDDKDEIKSSLDKIDIDFDRDKVYLCNQDVTSQIRSKIVNENVSDVSVIDVVREKMVDMQRLMSKKKSVLLDGRDIGTVVFPSADYKFYLTASVDVRAKRRYLEEQNKGNINISIEEIKKSIENRDYIDSNRKISPLKKADDAVEIDTSDMSIDEVVNKVINIVGEKDVI
- a CDS encoding GNAT family N-acetyltransferase, which encodes MINFVKVKLEDAEALWHMMNNLDYETKYMLFEAGERKKDFSIIKSRIENVLKYNDFLCLAKDGDKIAGYISAEKGKLKRIEHTAYIVVGVLKEYTDKKIGSEFFKRLDLWAKENHIKRLELTVVCENDIAKHLYEKNGFEIEGIKKKSMYIDQKYVDEYYMAKIFE
- the miaB gene encoding tRNA (N6-isopentenyl adenosine(37)-C2)-methylthiotransferase MiaB translates to MDRVSIINKENFSNQEYYVDLVKNINDDEYAKTGEAKKFIIVTFGCQMNEHDSENIKGMLTNMGYEETEDMEKANLIIYNTCAIRENAETRFFGNIGALKNIKKKNPNIVIATCGCMMQEPHIVKELTSKYKHVNIIFGTHNIYKFPELLYTYVSLVDKETVVDVWDIDGNIVEGLPSVRRYDFKAFVNIMYGCNNFCTYCIVPFTRGRERSRSPQDILQEVKLLSQNSVKEITLLGQNVNSYGNNFTDKYTFPMLLEDINKMDNIERIRFMTSHPKDISDELINSFATLDKLCESLHLPVQSGSSNVLKLMNRRYTAEDYMKKIEKIKKVALDIALTTDIIVGFPGETEEDFKQTLKLVKEVEYDSAFMFMYSTRKGTVAEKMSGHISEEVKKDRFNRLLETANEISAKKNKEYKDKIEQVLVEGFSKKNESVLSGRNRKNKLINFVGDESKIGQIVNVKITDVKSFSLNGVEV
- a CDS encoding lysophospholipid acyltransferase family protein, with translation MLYSVLRFIINIVLRIVYRIEVVGNNTVESNKAYIVASNHRNNLDPLLVIITFNKRKIHYIAKKELFENKILKFILDRTYVISLDRNKNDLGALKESLKVLKDGEILGIFPQGTRVSSIEDDTSKAGIGMFAMRTNTPVIPVSIVAENNYKPFSKIKIIYHDLYTVPEQLMTEKNNEGYIAVSNEVMQIIKSK
- the ispH gene encoding 4-hydroxy-3-methylbut-2-enyl diphosphate reductase translates to MNIILSKFSGYCYGVKRAISIAQNSIGELGKVYSLGSIIHNKRAVEKLENQGLQIVDDIDKDYKNILFRSHGVEKKFYNFANEHGMNIIDTTCTFVKKIHQIVADKYKSGNEIIIIGNKSHPEVIGINSWCDYTAQFVGDEKDVEKLKIDKNCNYVLVFQTTFNIEKYEEIVSKISEKTENLEIFNTICNATKKRQDAILEISEKVDMIVVIGDKSSSNSKKLYELASSRFKSIFVEDCSELDQSMFENVKNVGITAGASTPDFVIDEVIKYIQDLN
- the mutS gene encoding DNA mismatch repair protein MutS codes for the protein MENLTPMMKQYLEIKNNNKGSILFFRLGDFYEMFFDDAIETSRLLEITLTGKACGNGEKAPMCGVPYHSAKSYIQKLINFGKKVAICEQVEDPKDAKGIVKRDVVKIITPGTVLDDDMIEGSSNNYIMAIITDEDIVYMTYADITTGEVNNITTTYQEVSNIFFSVMPSEIIMDDIFLKKMKENSFKNSKIINNFLIENNVVQNTANYENIEEFISDNNLADKIPSLIQVYKYVYDTQKFFDINFFYEKNQVKYMSLDYYTIKNLELIESIRKNNSYTLFWVLNKANTSMGSRLLKQYLLKPLNDENEIRQRLNKVSSFVEHYSVSTGVSHILREVYDLERISNRIVYDTVSHRDLLNLKKSLKAVNEIKNIFKGENDSRFEELYEVLSKNDLMPIINLIENSIEEIGEDFKKEHIIKSSYDEKLAYYRDLLENTSNILIKMESDEREKTGIKNLKISYNKVFGYYIEITKAALQNFNMPSDYERRQTLVSSERFINNNLKKIEEEMLSAKQGESQLESSLYKEVKEELKNFIPKIMQVAEMISQIDVYTALAKTAIENDYVKPMISTDGNIVIKNGRHPVIEKLLPNEEYVPNDTDLTSSETHIITGPNMAGKSTYMRQVAIIMLMAHIGSYVPASFAQIPIIDSIYTRIGASDDLSMGQSTFMVEMTEVSNILKNATQNSLIILDEIGRGTSTYDGMSLAFSIVEYICEHIKAKTLVSTHYHELTALEGKYKNIKNYCMLVDDSKEIKFLKKIILGKADKSYGIHVAQLADLPYEVLERANIILSKLETSEKKSSKKYNQKSEQDQVSIENFSKDNNLRIVQKIKDLNIDEYTPRQAMDLLYKIKSELR